In Candidatus Hydrogenedentota bacterium, the genomic window TTCACGCGCGGCGCATGCCGTTGCAGGGGGCATCCATGCCTTAGCCCCTAGTCGCAGGGTGTGGGCCAGTAGGGAGAAGGGGTGCGCGCGGTTTTCAAGTAGTCCAGGATTTTTGCCACGGCTTCCGGATTGGCGGCTGACACATCGCACTGCTCGCCTAGATCACCGCGCAGGTCGTAGAGTTCCACTTCGGCGTCATGAGCGTGGCGGACCGCCTTCCAGTCGTTCCAGCGGACCGCCTGCCGGAGCGGCTTCGAATCGCCCGCCGGTGACTCCCAGTACAGGAAACGCCCGGGCAGGGTGTGCGTGCTGTCCAGAAGCGCCGCCGTCACATCCATTCCGTCCACCGGGACGGGCACGCTTGTGTTTGCGAGACGGGCAGCCGTCGGCATGAAATCCGCAAAATACCAGACGGCCCCACTCACGGCACCTGCGGGCACCTTGCCCGGCCAGCGCACGATCATGGGGCAGCGGATGCCGCCCTCGTAGAGGGAGGACTTTTTGTCGCGCAGGGGGCCGCAACTGTCGAACATGCCCTCCCACCCCCCGGCGGAGCCGTTGTCCGAGGTGAAGAAAACAATTGTTTTGCGGTCCAGGTCAAGCTCGCTGAGCAGCGCCATAATCTGCCCCACATGCGCGTCCAGCCTGGTGACCATGGCCGCAAAAACCTTTGCCTCCTCCGGCCAGGATTCCTCCGCGTAAACCCCCGGGTCCGGGACCTCCAGTTTTTTGTGGGGAATGGTCGTGGCCACATACAGGAAGAAAGGGTTCTCCCGGTTCTTACGGATGAAGTCCAGGCTGAATTCGGCGAAGAGGCCGGCGGAATAGACGCCGCGCCCGCCGTTCAGGTTTCCCTCCAGCACTTTCCGCTCTTTGTTCCGCCAGAGATAATCGGTGTAGTAGTCCGCCGCATGGTTCTGATTGAGATAGCCAAACCATTCGTCGAAGCCGTGGTCATTGGGAAGGCCTGTGGAGCCGGGCTCGCCCAAGCCCCACTTCCCGGTTATGCCCGTGGCGTATCCCGCCCGTTTCAACAGGGTTGCCACCGTTGTCTCATCGGCGCGAAGTGGAATGCGGTTCGCCTCGCCCCCGTGCGCGGGCGCGTTCTGGCCGTGGTTCCCCCGGATTGTGGCATGCCCAGTGTGCAGGCCCGTCATCAGCGCGCACCGGCTCGGCGCGCAGACTGCGGCGCCCGCGTAGCACTGGGTAAAACGTGTCCCTTCGGCCGCCAAACAGTCAATGTTGGGCGTCTTGATTCGCTGCTGGCCATAGCAGCCCAAATCCGCGTAGCCCAGGTCGTCGGCCATGATGAAGATAATGTTGGGCCGTTCCTCCTCCGCCATGGCACGAATGGCCGGAACACCAAGCATGGCCGCAGCCGTTTGAATGAAGCGCCTCCGGTTTAATTGATGTTCCATGTCCAGCATTGCTCCCTGGGCGGCAGTTCATGAAATGGCCGGCACGCATCCCGTCTGCGGGCAACGGCGCGGCTCATTTTCCCTCCTTGGCCCATGCCTTCATTTGCCGGATGTTTTGCTCCAGCGTTTGCGTGTAGTCCGAACGGCTTTTGTTGGCGCCCAGATACACGGCCATGTCGGCGTCGTAGGCCGCTTCGGTCTCCGGCGTCTGGCCCTGGTCGTTGGTTTCGCGAATCCAGGCGTCGAGAATGCCGCGCATTTCAGCCAATGTCTGCCCGTGCGCGGGGTCATCGGCCAGGTTGGTGAGTTCCCAGGGGTCGCTTCGTCGGTCGTACAGCTCCTCCCGGGGACGGGGCACGGTGAAAAGACGTTCCGCCGGGTGGCCCGCCAGACGGCCCTCCGCATGGAGCTCCCGCAAACGAATCACGATGTCCTTGGCGTCCTTGTACCCGTTCGGCTGCAAGTGGGGGCGCTCCGTATAAAAATTGCGGATGTAGGTGAACGGCCCCCGGCGCACGCTCCGCAGGCGCTCGTCCGTCTCATCGCATCGGTCGCGGGCGGAAACCACGAAATCGCGGGGATGCGCGTCCGGCCCGAAAAGGGGACGGCCCTCCATGTGTCCGGGGACGGGTATGTCCGCAAAGTACAGCGATGTGGCCGCGATGTCTATGTGGGACACCAGCTCGCGGCGCACGCTCCCCGCAGGCACACGGCCGGGCGCCCAGACGACCAGGGGGACATGCGTGCCCTCCTCATAGAGAAACTGCTTGCCGCGCGCGTGGCTGATGCCGTGGTCCGTGGTGAAGAACACCACCGTGTCCGCCGCATGGCCGTCGGCTTCGAGGCGCGCCATGATTTCGCCCACCTCCTTGTCCACGAACATCACGGAATTCAGATACTTCGCCCAGTCCTCGCGCATCACCGGGTCGTCCGGATAATACGGCGGCAACGACACGGCGTCGGGCGACACCGGATGCACGACGTCTCCCCTCCGGAACTTGCCGCCCCGCAACTGAAACTGCATGAAGAAGGGCTGGCCGGACGCGGCGCCCTTGTAATCGGCGCCGTCATAGAGGTCTTCGGAGTAGTTGAAGTTGTAGTCCGTCTTTCCAGGAGTCCTTGCCCGCGGGTCTGAACCGTTGCACACATAGTATCCCGCATCCTTGAAGTGCTCGGGGATGGTGCGCACCGGCGCGGGCAGGTCATGCTTGAGTGTGCCCCGGAAACTGCGGTGGTTATGCGCCCCTATCGTCGTCTGGCACATGCCGGTGATCAGGGCCGAACGGCTGGGCGAACACACCGGACAGGTGACATAGGCGGCGTCAAAGATCACGCCTTCGCGGGCGAGCCGGTCCACATGGGGTGTTTTCACCAGGGGCTCGCCCTGATAACCGAAGTGGCACGACATGTCCTCGGCAATAATCCACACAATGTTTGGCCTAGCCGGTGATTCAGCATGGCCCACGGGCGGGCCGCCAAACAGCGACAGGGTCGTGGCCGCGCCTGCTTTCAAAAATGTTCTTCTGCGCATGGTGTTTTCGTCACTCCCTGGGTTCAATCGCGGACATGCCGCGCGAGGCCGGCCTCTACAGCCATTGCGCCCCCCACTGGCTCACCAACTGCCCTGTCATGCCGTCTCCGGTTCTTCCGGCCCATTCGAGCATGCGCCGCGCGAGCATGTGCGCCGCCGCCTTCGTTTCATCCCGCCCGAACAGGTTGTGCGTGTCCGGCTCTGCGCTCCTCCGGTCGTACAGTTCCGGGGGCCGGGACGTGTTTAGAATCAGTTTCCATTCCCGGGTGACGAGGCAGCGTTCCAGCATGCCGGGTTTCTTGCCCGGTTTCTCCTCAAGGTTGCCGGCCTTGCCCGGGGTGGGATAGGGCCTGTTCTGAATGAAGGCGTCATCCCGCCACCCTTCGGGCTTTCCTGTCAGCAGCGGTTTCAGGCTCTCCCCGTGCAGGCCGTCGGGAATGCCCATGCCGCAAACGTCCAGGATCGTCGGGCACAAATCCGCAATGCCGGCCACGGCGGTGCTGCGCGCGCCCTGCTGCAGGGTTCCGGGCAGGCTTATCAGAAGCGGGACATTGGCCGCCTGGTCATAGCACAGGCGCTTGTGGTGGCTGTTCCAGCGCATGGGAAAGTTTTCGCCGTGGTCCGAGGTGAAAATGATGAGGGTCTTTTCCGTGAGATTCAGTTCATCAAGACGGGAGAGAATCCGCCCGATGTTCCAGTCCAGCCGGTTCACCATGGCATGATAAACGGCCTGTTCCTCCGGCTGGATATTGCCGCGGTAAAGGGCGACATTCTCTTCGGGCGCCTCCTTGGGGGTGTGCGGCGGGTAGAACGAAAGCCAGCAGGCAAAGGGCCGGCGTTGATTTTCGGCGATGAACTCCAACGCATAGTCGGTTTCCAGGTCGGGCCTGTACCGGCCAATTACACTTTCCCCTTCGGCCACCACGGGCGGGTTCGCGGCAATGCGTTTGCGAAACGCGCTGTCCATCTCGCCGGGAGCCGCAAAGTATGGCTCCTCCCTGACAAAATGCTTCCAGCCCGTCTCAAACCCGCGCCACACATCAAAATAGCCGGGGACCGGTTCCACGCCGAGATGCCATTTGCCGACATAGGCGGTCCGGTAGCCCGCATCGTGCAGGGCGCGCGGCCAGGCGAAGAGGTTCGGCGGCAGCGGGATGTTGTTTTCCACCACGCCGGTCGCGTTTGGGAACAGGCCCGTCGCCATGCTGGACCGGCAGGGGGAACAGACCGGCTGGGTCGCATAGCACGAGGTGAACAGGGTGCCCCGCGCCGCCAATGAATCCAGGTGCGGCGTTTGGACATTCTCATTCCCGTAACAGCGGAGCGTGTCCGTCCGCTGCTGGTCCGTGTTGATGAACAGCACGTTGGGCTTCTGTTCCAACGGCTGCGGGTTGTCCGGGCCCTTTTCCTGCGAGGTGGCAACCCCCGCCGCCATCACGGCGGAAGAGGCCGCCAGGAACTCTCTGCGTGTGAATTTGCTCATTCCCATTCAGTTGTCCTTTCAGCGGCGCCTGCCGGGCGGGCTGAGGGGGGTGCCTTTTGGCATATCGTAGAAGATCGTTCAGCACTGTTTCCAAATAGTGTCCGTTTTGTCCGTTCTGCGTCTGCCGGGAGGACGCGCTGAACCTTGCACCCTGCCCTGACCCGCAGCCGTGTTCTTTCCTTGTCCATCCTGTCCATAAAGTCCATACTGTCCATGACTTGGCGCGACAACCCCGTTGTCAAGGGCCGTTTTTTTCGGGGGAATCCGGTAAAAATGGGGGACACCGCCTGTCCGGCATAATTCTGGTTAGAATAGTGTTAATGGGATGCATTGTCGAAAAAACCTGGACGGCAATGCGCTGTGCTTCCCTGCCTGAATAAACCTGTGAGGCTGGAAAATAATGGTCTTTATTGGTTTTGGTGTGTGTGAGTGTTTGGGTGTTTTTGGTGCAAGCACGGGACAGTCAGATGTTCACACGAAAGTTTGAACGCCGGGTCTATGTCGCGGTGGGCGCGCTGGCCTGCGCCGGCGTGCTGGGCGTCACTTTCGGGGTGTTTCTCCTGCTGCCGTCGCGGCGCGAGGCGGGCTACACGCCGCCGCAGCCCATCGCTTTCAGCCACAAGATTCACGCGGGGACGCTGCAGATGGACTGCGCGTACTGCCACACGGAGGTGGAAAAGGGGCCCCATGCGACGGTGCCGCCGGTGTCGCTGTGCATGAACTGCCACACGGAGGTGCAGCCGAAAGACGCCTCGGGGGCGCTTCGTCCCGGGATTGCCACGCTGGTGGACCACTGGGAGCGGCAGGAGCCGCTGCGCTGGAACAAGGTCAACGATGTGGCGGATTTTGTCTACTTTGACCACAGCCGGCATGTGAACAGCGGGGTTTCGTGCCAGACCTGCCACAGTCCCGTCGAGACGATGGACCACATGCGCCGCGAGGAGGGCCTGAAAATGCGGTGGTGTCTTGAGTGCCACATGCAGGAGCCCCCCGCGGACAGCGCCGCCGCGCTGGAGGGCCGGGACACCAGGGCGCCGATCAACTGCA contains:
- a CDS encoding arylsulfatase yields the protein MAEEERPNIIFIMADDLGYADLGCYGQQRIKTPNIDCLAAEGTRFTQCYAGAAVCAPSRCALMTGLHTGHATIRGNHGQNAPAHGGEANRIPLRADETTVATLLKRAGYATGITGKWGLGEPGSTGLPNDHGFDEWFGYLNQNHAADYYTDYLWRNKERKVLEGNLNGGRGVYSAGLFAEFSLDFIRKNRENPFFLYVATTIPHKKLEVPDPGVYAEESWPEEAKVFAAMVTRLDAHVGQIMALLSELDLDRKTIVFFTSDNGSAGGWEGMFDSCGPLRDKKSSLYEGGIRCPMIVRWPGKVPAGAVSGAVWYFADFMPTAARLANTSVPVPVDGMDVTAALLDSTHTLPGRFLYWESPAGDSKPLRQAVRWNDWKAVRHAHDAEVELYDLRGDLGEQCDVSAANPEAVAKILDYLKTARTPSPYWPTPCD
- a CDS encoding sulfatase; translation: MRRRTFLKAGAATTLSLFGGPPVGHAESPARPNIVWIIAEDMSCHFGYQGEPLVKTPHVDRLAREGVIFDAAYVTCPVCSPSRSALITGMCQTTIGAHNHRSFRGTLKHDLPAPVRTIPEHFKDAGYYVCNGSDPRARTPGKTDYNFNYSEDLYDGADYKGAASGQPFFMQFQLRGGKFRRGDVVHPVSPDAVSLPPYYPDDPVMREDWAKYLNSVMFVDKEVGEIMARLEADGHAADTVVFFTTDHGISHARGKQFLYEEGTHVPLVVWAPGRVPAGSVRRELVSHIDIAATSLYFADIPVPGHMEGRPLFGPDAHPRDFVVSARDRCDETDERLRSVRRGPFTYIRNFYTERPHLQPNGYKDAKDIVIRLRELHAEGRLAGHPAERLFTVPRPREELYDRRSDPWELTNLADDPAHGQTLAEMRGILDAWIRETNDQGQTPETEAAYDADMAVYLGANKSRSDYTQTLEQNIRQMKAWAKEGK
- a CDS encoding sulfatase-like hydrolase/transferase, producing the protein MSKFTRREFLAASSAVMAAGVATSQEKGPDNPQPLEQKPNVLFINTDQQRTDTLRCYGNENVQTPHLDSLAARGTLFTSCYATQPVCSPCRSSMATGLFPNATGVVENNIPLPPNLFAWPRALHDAGYRTAYVGKWHLGVEPVPGYFDVWRGFETGWKHFVREEPYFAAPGEMDSAFRKRIAANPPVVAEGESVIGRYRPDLETDYALEFIAENQRRPFACWLSFYPPHTPKEAPEENVALYRGNIQPEEQAVYHAMVNRLDWNIGRILSRLDELNLTEKTLIIFTSDHGENFPMRWNSHHKRLCYDQAANVPLLISLPGTLQQGARSTAVAGIADLCPTILDVCGMGIPDGLHGESLKPLLTGKPEGWRDDAFIQNRPYPTPGKAGNLEEKPGKKPGMLERCLVTREWKLILNTSRPPELYDRRSAEPDTHNLFGRDETKAAAHMLARRMLEWAGRTGDGMTGQLVSQWGAQWL
- a CDS encoding cytochrome c3 family protein, yielding MFTRKFERRVYVAVGALACAGVLGVTFGVFLLLPSRREAGYTPPQPIAFSHKIHAGTLQMDCAYCHTEVEKGPHATVPPVSLCMNCHTEVQPKDASGALRPGIATLVDHWERQEPLRWNKVNDVADFVYFDHSRHVNSGVSCQTCHSPVETMDHMRREEGLKMRWCLECHMQEPPADSAAALEGRDTRAPINCTACHR